Proteins found in one Planococcus citri chromosome 2, ihPlaCitr1.1, whole genome shotgun sequence genomic segment:
- the Inx7 gene encoding innexin inx7, giving the protein MFNVFGDILHRAYVTQHKIISIDNAVAKLHYRLTFWLLLACTCLVCSRQYIGEHIRCIHDKGVAPHVVNTFCFFTSTYTVINDYNVSFAHPGVAPHTDKEKIIRHAYYQWVPFVLFGQALLFYLPHLIWKSYEGGTIRNMVDGLQRIYLRSPDDQDRQISRAYVYSVKTTQKIAADLHKQFQTISRFRLNRYWALMLVFCECLYLFNVMMQLKAMDRFLGGSFISLGRRLWAAEPGDNPFEQVFPKVTKCDFHKYGPSGSIQVHDVMCVMALNIVNEKIYAILWFWFAALVPITLLGLLWRLISFVLHNKSERFNHYLLKETTGTKLNPVDVAIITRQARFSDWLLLYYLGSNMDSLLFTELLHNLATDLEEHRQSPDFEDEKKPLKAA; this is encoded by the coding sequence ATGTTTAACGTTTTTGGTGACATTTTACATCGGGCTTATGTGACCCAGCATAAAATCATCAGCATCGACAACGCGGTCGCCAAATTGCACTACAGATTGACCTTTTGGCTGCTGCTGGCCTGCACCTGTTTGGTGTGCAGTCGACAATACATCGGCGAACATATCAGATGCATTCACGATAAAGGTGTCGCGCCTCACGTCGTCAATACTTTCTGCTTCTTTACGTCAACGTACACGGTAATCAACGACTACAACGTATCCTTTGCTCATCCCGGAGTCGCTCCTCATACCGATAAGGAGAAGATCATCAGGCACGCGTACTACCAATGGGTGCCATTCGTGCTATTCGGGCAAGCTCTGCTATTCTACTTACCTCATTTGATTTGGAAAAGCTACGAAGGTGGCACTATTCGCAATATGGTCGACGGTCTGCAACGTATCTATCTGCGGTCGCCGGACGATCAAGATAGGCAGATTTCCCGCGCGTACGTTTACAGCGTCAAAACGACGCAGAAAATCGCCGCCGATCTGCACAAACAGTTCCAGACCATCAGCAGATTCAGACTGAATCGATACTGGGCTCTGATGCTGGTGTTTTGCGAATGCCTGTACTTGTTTAACGTTATGATGCAGCTCAAAGCTATGGACCGTTTCCTCGGTGGCAGTTTTATCTCGTTGGGTAGACGTCTATGGGCAGCCGAACCAGGTGATAATCCGTTCGAGCAAGTTTTCCCAAAGGTGACCAAATGCGATTTCCATAAATACGGTCCTTCCGGATCGATCCAAGTGCACGACGTTATGTGCGTGATGGCTTTGAACATCGTCAACGAGAAGATCTACGCTATTTTATGGTTCTGGTTCGCCGCCTTGGTGCCGATCACTTTGCTAGGTTTGCTGTGGCGTTTGATATCGTTCGTGTTGCACAACAAAAGCGAAAGATTTAATCACTATTTGCTGAAAGAGACTACCGGCACGAAACTGAATCCGGTAGATGTGGCCATAATTACCAGACAAGCTCGATTCAGCGACTGGCTGCTGCTGTATTATTTAGGATCGAATATGGACTCGCTCTTGTTTACGGAATTACTTCATAATTTAGCCACCGACTTGGAAGAACACAGACAGTCGCCGGATttcgaagatgaaaagaaacCATTGAAAGCAGCCTAG